In one Bradyrhizobium sp. 4 genomic region, the following are encoded:
- a CDS encoding LPS-assembly protein LptD: MTAVHRGPVSRLTRRTVVRANGCGLSIRRFLLAVAAVVSLGGVVDVAAVAPASAQSFTYNPLPPRAKPPKAVNDNQMLVQATEVDYDYNNSRVSAVGNVQLFYNGTSVEADKVIYDQKTKRLHAEGNIRMTDADGKITYAEILDLSDDYRDGFVDSLRVDTADQTRMAASRSDRSSGNYTVFENGVYTACAPCKDDPKKPPLWQVKGARIIHDQQEKMLYFETAQLEFFGVPIAYMPYFSTPDPTVKRKTGFLMPGFTSNTPFGYGVEVPFYWAIAPDMDATFSPRITSKQGVLFQAEFRQRLMDGAYQIRVYGIDQLDRSALAGQPGDKQFRGAVDTKGQFALNDKWVWGWDGVLMSDYYFFSDYRLSQYRDPLGSFLYLPTDALSQLYLTGVGNRSFFDARTMYWLSYSGNQSQVPVVYPVIDYSNVLNYPVFGGEFSYKTNFVNLSRDTAVFDPITTLANTNSLCTTASADPLARTPSQCLMRGFPGTYTRLTAEAQWRKSFTDPFGEIWTPFAILRADAINSSVSNQPGVSNYLPVGDTQAFRLMPTVGLEYRYPFINVQPWGSTTIEPIAQIIIRPNETYAGKFPNEDAQSMVFDASNLFSVDKFSGYDRVEGGGRANVGVQSTTQFDRGGAIKTLFGQSYQLFGMNSFAVQDSINTGVDSGLQRPRSDYVASAAYSPNSTYTFSVRSRMDEQTWNVQRFEAEGRANFNRWSVSMLYGNYAAQPELGYLTRREGILTSGSIKVAANWVVTGSARWDLEANKINQYVLGAGYVDDCFVLGLNYVTAYSYSAGATPPVLNHAIMFQIGLRTLANTATTSSSGSGLQ, encoded by the coding sequence GTGACGGCCGTCCACCGAGGGCCCGTGTCTCGTTTGACGCGGCGCACAGTGGTGCGCGCGAACGGGTGTGGCTTGTCCATTCGCAGGTTCCTGCTTGCTGTCGCTGCCGTGGTATCGCTCGGTGGCGTGGTGGACGTTGCCGCCGTTGCGCCGGCCTCCGCCCAGAGCTTCACCTACAATCCGCTGCCGCCGCGTGCGAAGCCGCCGAAGGCCGTCAACGACAACCAGATGCTGGTTCAGGCGACCGAGGTCGACTACGACTACAACAATTCGCGCGTCTCCGCGGTCGGTAACGTCCAGCTGTTCTACAACGGCACCAGCGTCGAGGCCGACAAAGTCATCTACGACCAGAAGACCAAGCGGCTCCATGCCGAAGGCAACATCCGCATGACGGATGCCGACGGCAAGATCACCTATGCGGAGATCCTGGACCTGTCCGACGACTACCGTGACGGTTTCGTCGATTCGCTGCGCGTCGATACGGCCGACCAGACCCGCATGGCGGCGAGCCGCTCCGATCGCTCCAGCGGCAACTACACGGTGTTCGAGAACGGCGTCTACACGGCCTGCGCGCCGTGCAAGGACGATCCGAAGAAGCCGCCGCTATGGCAGGTCAAGGGTGCGCGCATCATCCACGACCAGCAGGAGAAGATGCTGTATTTCGAGACGGCGCAGCTCGAATTCTTCGGCGTGCCCATCGCCTATATGCCCTATTTCTCGACGCCCGACCCGACCGTGAAGCGCAAGACCGGTTTCCTGATGCCGGGCTTCACGTCGAATACGCCGTTCGGCTACGGCGTCGAGGTTCCGTTCTACTGGGCGATCGCGCCCGACATGGACGCGACCTTCAGCCCGCGCATCACGTCCAAGCAGGGTGTGCTGTTCCAGGCCGAATTCCGCCAGCGCCTGATGGACGGCGCCTATCAGATCCGCGTCTACGGCATCGACCAGCTCGATCGAAGCGCGCTCGCCGGCCAGCCTGGCGACAAGCAGTTCCGCGGCGCCGTCGACACCAAGGGTCAGTTTGCGCTGAACGACAAATGGGTCTGGGGTTGGGACGGCGTCCTGATGTCCGACTATTATTTCTTCTCGGACTATCGCTTGTCGCAATATCGCGATCCGCTCGGCTCGTTCCTGTATCTGCCGACGGATGCGCTCTCGCAGCTTTACCTGACCGGCGTCGGCAATCGCAGCTTCTTCGACGCGCGCACCATGTACTGGCTGAGCTACTCGGGCAACCAGAGCCAGGTGCCGGTCGTCTACCCCGTGATCGACTATTCGAACGTGCTGAACTATCCGGTCTTCGGCGGTGAGTTCAGCTACAAGACCAATTTCGTGAACCTGTCGCGTGACACCGCGGTGTTCGATCCGATCACGACGCTCGCCAACACCAACAGCCTGTGCACGACGGCATCGGCCGATCCGCTCGCGCGCACGCCGTCGCAGTGCCTGATGCGCGGCTTCCCGGGCACCTACACCCGCCTGACGGCCGAAGCGCAGTGGCGCAAATCCTTCACCGATCCGTTCGGTGAAATCTGGACGCCGTTCGCCATTCTCCGCGCCGATGCGATCAACTCCTCGGTCTCCAACCAGCCGGGCGTGTCGAACTATCTTCCTGTCGGCGACACCCAGGCGTTCCGCCTGATGCCCACCGTGGGCCTCGAATACCGCTATCCCTTCATCAACGTTCAGCCCTGGGGCTCGACCACCATCGAGCCGATCGCGCAGATCATCATTCGGCCGAACGAGACCTATGCCGGCAAGTTCCCGAACGAGGACGCGCAGAGCATGGTGTTCGACGCCTCGAACCTGTTCAGCGTCGACAAGTTCTCCGGCTACGACCGTGTCGAGGGCGGCGGCCGCGCCAATGTCGGCGTGCAGTCCACCACGCAGTTCGACAGGGGCGGCGCCATCAAGACGCTGTTCGGCCAGTCCTACCAGCTGTTCGGCATGAACTCCTTCGCGGTCCAGGACTCCATCAACACCGGCGTGGATTCCGGCCTGCAAAGGCCGCGCTCCGACTATGTGGCGAGCGCCGCCTATTCGCCCAACAGCACCTATACGTTCAGCGTTCGCTCGCGCATGGACGAGCAGACCTGGAACGTCCAGCGCTTCGAGGCGGAAGGCCGCGCCAACTTCAACCGCTGGTCCGTCAGCATGCTGTACGGCAATTACGCGGCGCAGCCGGAACTCGGCTATCTGACCCGCCGCGAGGGCATCCTGACGTCGGGCTCGATCAAGGTCGCGGCCAACTGGGTGGTCACGGGCTCGGCGCGCTGGGACCTGGAGGCCAACAAGATCAACCAGTATGTGCTCGGTGCTGGCTACGTCGACGATTGTTTTGTGCTCGGCTTGAACTATGTAACAGCGTATAGCTATTCCGCAGGCGCGACGCCGCCCGTGCTGAACCACGCGATCATGTTCCAGATCGGCCTGCGCACGCTGGCGAACACAGCGACGACCAGCAGTTCCGGCAGCGGTCTCCAGTGA
- the lptG gene encoding LPS export ABC transporter permease LptG — translation MSMLTNTLGRYFAGRFVVAALGVFASIFLLLVLVDYIEMVRKTSGLASASAVMVAETSLFRVPQLLEKLTPFCMLIGAMTCYLALSRRLELVVARAAGVSAWQFISPALGSALLIGVIATVAYNPMSANLRELSKRMEAELFGSAPGGGIQDASGFWLNQVTNDGQTIINAARSEQQGVRLTGLTLFRFDTEQHFKERVEAREATLEAGRWLFKGVRRFSLDSPPVDQASLEIPTTLTEAQVRNSFSTPETVSFWQLPSYIRSSESSGFATAGYRLQYQKLLAQPFLLAAMVMLAASVSLRFFRMGGVQKMVLSGVGAGFLLYVLSKVTEDLSKAELMHPIAAAWLPVVVGGLTGFLALLYQEDG, via the coding sequence ATGAGCATGCTCACCAACACACTCGGGCGCTATTTCGCCGGCCGTTTCGTGGTCGCGGCGCTCGGCGTGTTCGCCAGCATTTTCCTGTTGCTGGTGCTGGTCGATTACATCGAGATGGTGCGCAAGACCTCGGGGCTCGCATCCGCCTCAGCAGTCATGGTGGCCGAGACCTCGCTGTTTCGCGTGCCGCAGCTGTTGGAGAAGCTGACGCCGTTCTGCATGCTGATCGGTGCCATGACCTGCTATCTCGCCCTCTCCCGCCGGCTCGAGCTCGTGGTCGCGCGCGCCGCCGGCGTCTCCGCATGGCAATTCATCTCGCCGGCGCTCGGCAGCGCGCTGCTGATCGGCGTGATCGCCACCGTCGCCTACAATCCGATGTCGGCAAATCTGCGCGAGCTCTCCAAGCGCATGGAAGCCGAGCTGTTCGGCTCGGCACCCGGCGGCGGCATTCAGGACGCCTCCGGCTTCTGGCTCAATCAGGTCACCAATGACGGCCAGACCATCATCAACGCAGCGCGCAGCGAGCAGCAGGGCGTCCGGCTCACAGGGCTCACGCTGTTCCGGTTTGACACAGAGCAGCACTTCAAGGAGCGGGTCGAGGCGCGCGAGGCGACGCTCGAGGCCGGCCGTTGGCTGTTCAAGGGCGTCCGCCGCTTCTCGCTGGATTCGCCGCCGGTCGATCAGGCCAGCCTGGAGATTCCGACGACGCTGACCGAGGCGCAGGTCCGCAACAGCTTTTCCACACCCGAGACTGTGTCCTTTTGGCAACTACCGAGCTACATCCGCTCGTCCGAGAGCTCGGGCTTCGCGACAGCCGGATACCGACTCCAGTATCAGAAGCTTCTGGCACAGCCGTTTTTGCTTGCGGCCATGGTGATGCTCGCGGCTTCCGTGTCGTTGCGCTTCTTCCGGATGGGCGGCGTGCAGAAGATGGTTTTGAGTGGCGTGGGCGCAGGCTTTCTGCTCTACGTTCTGTCGAAAGTGACTGAAGATTTGAGCAAGGCTGAGTTGATGCATCCGATCGCTGCGGCGTGGTTGCCCGTGGTGGTGGGCGGCCTCACCGGCTTTTTGGCCTTGCTGTATCAGGAGGACGGATAG
- the lptF gene encoding LPS export ABC transporter permease LptF: MGSIDRYIFRTTLASFALVLVSLTGVIWITQALRGIDLMTSQGQTILTFLGITSLVVPALVLIISPIALMIAISHTLNKLATDSEIIVMNAAGFSPFRLFYPFFYATCVVALLVAFIAAYLAPDGMRRIKQWDAEITADVLTNILQPGRFAQLDKNLTIRIRERQPGGILAGIFIDDRRDPDERVSIVAEHGEVVKNDNGSFLVLETGNLQRFEAGKRDPALVAFGRYGFDMSKFSGQGRDVTLGIRERYLWELLSPSEDDPVYKQIPGQFRSALHDSLLAPIYPFAFAVLTFAFLGAPRTTRQSRNFSIGSSIIAVFGLRMAGFACSVMAVKSPGAVLVQYAMVIGAIGLGLAIIIGGLVVEPPPRLMEAINRSNARIARLFRRPATA, encoded by the coding sequence ATGGGGTCAATCGATAGGTATATCTTCCGCACGACGCTCGCGTCGTTTGCGCTGGTCCTGGTCAGCCTCACGGGCGTGATCTGGATTACGCAAGCGTTGCGCGGCATCGACCTGATGACGAGCCAGGGTCAGACCATCCTGACCTTCCTCGGTATCACCAGCCTCGTCGTGCCCGCGCTGGTCCTGATCATCTCGCCGATCGCGCTGATGATCGCGATCTCGCATACGCTGAACAAGCTCGCGACCGATTCCGAGATCATCGTGATGAATGCCGCCGGCTTCTCGCCGTTCCGGCTGTTCTATCCGTTCTTCTACGCCACCTGCGTCGTGGCGCTGCTGGTCGCCTTCATCGCGGCCTATCTCGCTCCCGACGGCATGCGGCGGATCAAGCAGTGGGACGCCGAGATCACCGCCGACGTGCTCACCAACATCCTGCAGCCCGGCCGCTTCGCCCAGCTCGACAAGAACCTGACGATCCGGATTCGCGAACGCCAGCCCGGCGGCATCCTCGCCGGCATCTTCATCGACGACCGCCGCGATCCGGACGAGCGGGTCTCGATCGTCGCCGAGCACGGCGAAGTCGTGAAGAACGACAACGGATCGTTCCTGGTGCTGGAGACCGGCAATCTCCAGCGCTTCGAGGCCGGCAAGCGCGATCCCGCGCTGGTCGCGTTCGGCCGCTACGGCTTCGACATGTCGAAGTTTTCGGGCCAGGGCCGCGACGTCACCCTCGGCATCCGCGAGCGCTATCTCTGGGAGCTGCTCTCGCCGTCCGAGGACGACCCTGTCTACAAGCAGATTCCCGGCCAGTTTCGCTCGGCCCTGCATGACAGCCTGCTGGCGCCGATCTATCCCTTCGCCTTTGCCGTGCTGACCTTCGCGTTTCTGGGGGCGCCTCGCACCACGCGCCAGAGCCGCAATTTCTCGATCGGTTCGTCGATCATCGCCGTGTTCGGCCTGCGCATGGCCGGCTTCGCCTGCTCGGTGATGGCGGTGAAATCGCCGGGCGCGGTGCTGGTCCAATATGCGATGGTCATCGGTGCCATCGGCCTCGGGCTGGCGATCATCATCGGCGGCCTCGTGGTCGAGCCGCCGCCGCGCCTCATGGAGGCCATCAACAGGTCGAACGCGCGCATCGCGCGGCTGTTCCGACGCCCGGCCACCGCATGA
- a CDS encoding leucyl aminopeptidase — MSDAIKVGFVPLSAAVRGIMVVFCDDALKLGPATAKALGGATELVKRAAAAAAFKGKSGAALDILAPEGVKATRLIVIGAGKAAGLKANDFLKFGGVAASKLPAGAAAMTVMAELPNGAMTSEQAVAIASGLRLRTYKFDRYKTKKKEGEEGGTRADVSFAVGDVVAAKRAFASAAAIVDGVVIARDLVNEPPNVLFPEEFARRAGLLRKLGVRIEVLDVKAMDKLGMGALLGVGQGSARPSRTVIMRWDGGKKGEAPVAFVGKGVCFDTGGISIKPAGSMEDMKGDMGGAACVVGLMHALAARKAKVNVVGAIGLVENMPDGNAQRPGDIVTSMSGQTIEIINTDAEGRLVLADVLWYVAKKTKPKFMVDLATLTGAIVVALGTEHAGMFSNNDELAERLLAAGIESGEKVWRLPLGPEYDKLIDSQFADMKNTGGRHGGSITAAQFLQRFVDGTPWAHLDIAGTAMGAPKTDINQSWGSGYGVRLLDRLVADHYERK, encoded by the coding sequence ATGTCCGATGCCATCAAGGTCGGCTTCGTTCCATTGTCTGCCGCCGTCCGTGGCATTATGGTCGTGTTCTGCGACGACGCTCTGAAGCTCGGCCCGGCGACCGCCAAGGCGCTCGGCGGCGCCACCGAACTCGTGAAGCGGGCGGCGGCCGCCGCCGCCTTCAAGGGCAAAAGCGGTGCTGCGCTCGACATCCTTGCACCCGAGGGCGTGAAGGCCACCCGCCTGATCGTGATCGGCGCCGGCAAGGCGGCCGGCCTGAAGGCCAACGACTTCCTCAAATTCGGCGGCGTGGCGGCGAGCAAGCTTCCGGCCGGGGCGGCGGCCATGACCGTCATGGCGGAACTGCCCAATGGCGCCATGACGAGCGAGCAGGCGGTCGCGATCGCCTCGGGGCTGCGGCTGCGCACCTACAAGTTCGACCGCTACAAGACCAAGAAGAAGGAGGGCGAGGAGGGCGGCACGCGCGCCGACGTCTCGTTTGCGGTCGGCGATGTCGTCGCCGCGAAGAGGGCGTTTGCATCGGCCGCTGCGATCGTGGACGGCGTGGTCATTGCGCGCGACCTGGTCAACGAGCCGCCGAACGTGCTTTTTCCCGAGGAGTTCGCGCGCCGCGCGGGCCTGCTCCGAAAACTCGGCGTCAGGATCGAGGTGCTCGACGTCAAGGCGATGGACAAGCTCGGCATGGGCGCGCTGCTCGGCGTCGGCCAGGGCTCGGCGCGGCCGAGCCGCACCGTGATCATGCGTTGGGACGGCGGCAAGAAGGGTGAGGCGCCGGTTGCCTTCGTCGGCAAGGGCGTCTGCTTCGACACCGGCGGCATTTCGATCAAGCCGGCCGGCAGCATGGAGGACATGAAGGGCGACATGGGTGGCGCTGCCTGCGTCGTCGGCCTGATGCATGCGCTCGCGGCACGCAAGGCCAAGGTCAACGTCGTCGGCGCCATCGGCCTCGTCGAGAATATGCCGGACGGCAACGCGCAGCGCCCGGGCGACATCGTCACCTCGATGTCGGGGCAGACCATCGAGATCATCAACACTGACGCGGAAGGCCGCCTGGTGCTTGCCGACGTGCTCTGGTACGTCGCCAAGAAAACCAAACCGAAATTCATGGTGGATCTGGCGACGTTGACCGGCGCCATCGTGGTCGCGCTCGGCACCGAGCATGCCGGCATGTTCTCCAACAATGACGAGCTTGCCGAGCGGCTGCTGGCGGCCGGCATCGAGAGCGGCGAGAAGGTCTGGCGCCTGCCGCTTGGCCCCGAATACGACAAGCTGATCGATTCCCAGTTCGCCGACATGAAGAACACCGGCGGCCGCCATGGCGGCTCGATCACCGCGGCGCAGTTCCTCCAGCGCTTCGTGGACGGCACGCCCTGGGCGCATCTCGACATCGCCGGTACCGCCATGGGCGCGCCGAAGACCGACATCAACCAGAGCTGGGGAAGCGGTTATGGCGTTCGCTTGCTCGACCGTCTGGTCGCCGACCATTACGAGCGCAAATGA
- a CDS encoding DNA polymerase III subunit chi, which produces MTEVLFYHLQNMTVENVLPPLLEKSLERGWRVVVQSTSPERADTLDAHLWTYRDDSFLPHATWRVSDAADQPIVLAVEEDNPNGANVRFLVDNAALPQDAQGYERMVLLFDGDDPDALAFARSAWTDCKARGFDVTYWQADERGRWQKRN; this is translated from the coding sequence ATGACTGAAGTCCTTTTCTACCATCTGCAAAACATGACGGTGGAGAACGTGTTGCCGCCGCTTCTCGAGAAATCGCTCGAGCGCGGCTGGCGCGTCGTGGTGCAGTCGACGTCGCCGGAGCGCGCCGATACGCTCGACGCCCATTTGTGGACCTATCGCGACGATTCCTTCCTGCCGCACGCGACATGGCGGGTCAGCGACGCCGCCGATCAGCCGATCGTGCTGGCGGTCGAGGAGGACAATCCGAACGGTGCCAATGTCCGCTTCCTCGTCGACAACGCCGCGCTGCCGCAGGACGCGCAGGGCTATGAGCGCATGGTGCTGCTGTTCGATGGCGACGATCCGGACGCGCTTGCGTTCGCCCGCAGCGCCTGGACGGATTGCAAGGCGCGGGGATTTGATGTCACCTATTGGCAGGCTGACGAGCGGGGCCGATGGCAGAAGCGGAATTAG
- a CDS encoding calcium-binding protein, protein MSITSVFSPVTGQLTIFGDSANNGLVISRDKSGRILVNNGHVKTVGGEPTVDNTTAIDIFGQGGNDTITVDECHGPMPAVHIFGGDGNDKITGGSGADLLFGQAGNDLIKGGGGNDLLFGGAGNDVLDGGSGDNQLFGEAGDDLMIWNPGGGTNLFEGGEGNDTAQVNGNNGAETFTITANGTRVRLDGAGAAPFSLDIGTTENLVLHGGGGDDAITAGNGLGSLISLTLDGGAGNDRIIGGDGNDLIIGGSGDDIVNGGRGNDVAQLGSGDDTFIWNPGDGSDTVEGGSGSDKLLFNGANINETINISANGGRVRFTRDVANITMNLNSVEQIEFDARGGADNITVGDLTGTGVKQVLVDLGAVPGGTQGDGAADTVTVNGSNGNQHIEVTATGTTVTVTGLPEVVTIANAETSNDRLVVQALGGNDVIDASTLGSAIGLTIDGGAGNDTITGSQGADTLIGGDGNDKVIGGRGNDVALLGAGDDIFTWNPGDGSDTVEGGTGTDTLLFNGANVAETMSISANGSRALLTRDVGAIVMDLAGVEHVQIAAAGGADNITVNDLSGTGITQVAIDLSAGPGSQSGDGAADRVTANGTTGDDNISVVTSGGSIVVNGLAAQVTIAHADAGDVLGINGGQGNDVINASSIKAGQSFSLNINGGDGNDTITGSAGNDIVNGGRGNDFANLGAGDDTFVWNPGDGSDTVEGGKGTDTLAFNGANISENINISANGGRVLFTRDVAAIAMDLNGVEHVDFNALGGADNITVGDLSGTGVSQVDLDLGANDGAADTVTINATGGNDVITVTEHDGIITVSGLGQDINITDAGVGDRIVINGLDGDDVITASGLHGGIQLVANGGNGDDVLIGSPGNDTLAGGAGDDVLIGGGGLDILDGGTGNNVVIQGGAFAAAMLLNQAMAASFVPAGEGNGEMPLPDPHAAQSQVLAPPQHA, encoded by the coding sequence ATGTCCATTACCTCTGTGTTTTCCCCGGTTACGGGGCAACTCACCATTTTCGGCGACAGCGCGAATAACGGCCTCGTGATAAGTCGCGACAAGTCCGGCCGCATCCTGGTCAATAACGGGCACGTGAAAACAGTTGGTGGCGAACCCACGGTCGACAACACCACCGCGATCGACATCTTCGGTCAAGGCGGTAACGACACGATCACCGTCGACGAATGCCACGGACCGATGCCCGCGGTGCACATCTTCGGCGGCGACGGCAATGACAAGATCACCGGCGGCTCGGGAGCCGACCTTCTGTTTGGTCAGGCCGGCAACGATTTGATCAAGGGCGGCGGCGGCAACGATCTGCTGTTCGGCGGAGCGGGTAACGACGTGCTGGACGGCGGCAGCGGCGACAACCAGCTGTTCGGCGAGGCCGGCGACGATCTCATGATCTGGAATCCCGGCGGCGGCACCAACCTGTTCGAGGGTGGTGAGGGCAACGATACGGCTCAGGTCAACGGAAACAACGGCGCCGAGACGTTCACGATCACGGCGAACGGCACCCGCGTGCGGCTCGACGGGGCGGGCGCGGCGCCGTTCTCGCTCGATATCGGCACGACGGAGAATCTCGTCCTCCACGGTGGCGGCGGCGACGATGCCATCACCGCGGGCAACGGGCTCGGCAGCCTGATCTCGCTGACGCTCGATGGCGGCGCTGGCAACGACAGGATCATCGGCGGTGACGGCAACGACCTCATCATCGGCGGCAGCGGCGACGATATCGTCAATGGCGGACGCGGCAACGACGTCGCCCAGCTCGGGAGTGGCGACGACACTTTCATCTGGAATCCCGGTGACGGCAGCGACACGGTCGAGGGCGGCTCGGGCAGCGACAAGCTGCTTTTCAATGGCGCCAACATCAACGAGACCATCAACATCTCGGCCAATGGCGGCCGGGTGCGCTTCACCCGCGACGTCGCCAACATCACGATGAATCTCAACAGCGTCGAGCAGATCGAATTCGATGCGCGCGGCGGCGCCGATAATATCACGGTCGGCGATCTCACCGGGACCGGCGTCAAGCAGGTGCTGGTTGATCTCGGAGCCGTTCCGGGAGGGACGCAAGGCGACGGCGCAGCTGATACGGTGACCGTCAACGGCAGCAACGGCAATCAGCACATCGAGGTCACAGCCACAGGCACAACGGTCACGGTCACGGGGCTCCCAGAGGTCGTGACAATCGCAAACGCAGAGACCAGCAACGACCGGCTGGTCGTGCAGGCGCTCGGCGGTAACGACGTGATCGATGCATCCACGCTCGGCTCGGCGATCGGGCTGACCATCGACGGTGGGGCGGGCAACGACACCATCACCGGCAGCCAGGGCGCGGACACCCTGATCGGCGGCGACGGCAACGACAAGGTCATCGGCGGCCGCGGAAATGACGTCGCGCTTCTCGGCGCAGGCGACGACATCTTCACGTGGAATCCCGGTGACGGCAGCGACACTGTCGAAGGCGGCACGGGAACCGATACGCTGTTGTTCAACGGCGCCAATGTGGCCGAGACCATGTCGATCTCGGCGAACGGAAGCCGTGCGCTACTCACCCGTGACGTCGGTGCTATCGTCATGGACCTCGCTGGCGTCGAGCACGTGCAGATCGCGGCAGCAGGCGGCGCCGACAACATCACCGTCAACGATCTGAGCGGGACAGGAATCACGCAGGTTGCCATCGACCTCAGTGCCGGCCCCGGCAGCCAGAGCGGCGATGGAGCGGCGGACCGTGTGACCGCGAACGGCACGACCGGTGACGACAACATATCGGTTGTGACCTCCGGCGGATCGATCGTGGTCAACGGCCTCGCTGCGCAGGTGACGATTGCACACGCGGACGCCGGTGATGTGCTCGGCATCAACGGCGGACAAGGCAATGACGTCATCAATGCGTCTTCCATCAAGGCGGGACAGTCGTTCAGCCTCAACATCAACGGCGGTGACGGCAACGACACCATCACCGGCAGTGCCGGCAATGACATTGTGAACGGCGGACGCGGCAACGATTTCGCCAATCTCGGTGCGGGCGACGACACCTTCGTCTGGAATCCCGGCGACGGCAGCGATACCGTCGAAGGCGGCAAGGGCACCGACACGCTGGCATTCAACGGCGCCAATATCAGCGAGAACATCAACATTTCGGCCAATGGCGGCCGCGTGCTGTTCACGCGAGATGTCGCCGCCATTGCGATGGACCTGAACGGGGTCGAGCATGTCGACTTCAATGCTCTCGGCGGTGCCGACAACATTACCGTCGGCGACCTCTCCGGCACCGGCGTCAGCCAGGTCGACCTCGATCTCGGCGCCAATGACGGCGCCGCGGATACCGTGACCATCAACGCAACCGGCGGCAACGACGTCATCACGGTGACCGAGCACGACGGCATCATCACGGTGTCGGGGCTTGGCCAGGACATCAACATCACCGATGCCGGCGTCGGCGACAGGATCGTCATCAACGGCCTCGATGGCGACGATGTCATCACGGCTTCCGGCTTGCACGGCGGCATCCAGCTCGTTGCCAATGGCGGCAACGGCGACGACGTGCTGATCGGCAGCCCCGGCAACGACACGCTGGCGGGTGGTGCCGGTGATGACGTGCTGATCGGCGGGGGCGGCCTCGACATCCTGGACGGCGGCACCGGCAACAACGTCGTCATCCAGGGCGGAGCGTTCGCGGCCGCGATGCTGCTCAACCAGGCTATGGCGGCGAGCTTCGTCCCGGCAGGTGAGGGCAATGGCGAGATGCCGCTGCCCGATCCGCACGCGGCGCAGAGCCAGGTGCTCGCACCGCCCCAGCACGCCTGA